CCGGAACTCGCCGACGAACTGAAAAAGGCCGTGGTGGCCGGTCTTGGCGCCTCGTTCCGGCCGAAGGCGGTAACCTTCGTCGACGCGATCCCCAAGACACGCAGCATGAAGATCATGCGGCGCGTCGTGCGCTCGATCTGGCTCGGCGAGCCGGTCGGCGACCTGTCGGGCCTGGTCAATCCGGAGGCGGTGGACGGGCTGAAGGCGGTGGTGGCGAAGGCGTGAGCCTTTTGGAGGCCGGGTCTGTTACCGGCAGCCACAAGCGCATGACGTCGGAACTCTCTCGACGTCATCCCCGGCGACCGAGGCGAAGCCGAGGGAGGGAAGGGGATCCAGGGGCCACGAGGGTCACACTCGCGCTCACAGGCGAGCGCTTGCTGTGAGACCAGGACGAACAGCTCCTGGACCCCCTTTCCCTCGCCCTTCGGGCTCGCCGGGGGTGACGGATGCGCGGCTTGGCTGGTGGCACGGCCCGAACACTCAGAACCTCAGGCTCACTCTCACCACGTCATGCCCGCCCCTGAGGCGGGCATCCATGTCTTCGATCCGTCGCCCAGACGAACCCAAGGCGTGGATGGCCGGGACAAGCCCGGCCATGACGCATGGAAAGGCCTGGAAGGAGGAAGAAGCGGCAGGCTCGCACCTGCCTGTCCTCACCCGCCTGCCCAGCCGGTCCGCCGCGCGGCCTCGTCCAGCATGGGAAAGGCGCGCGATGCTGACGGCTCCCTGAGCCCCGGATCGATCGGCACCGGCAGGGCGGCCATCGCGCCGCCCACGCCCGAGACCTCACGCGCGAACAGGCCGCGCCCGACGAAGGCACGATCGTTGGCCGCTTCCTCCAGCGTCGCGACCACCGAGACGCAGACATCGGCATCTCCGAACGCCTCCTGCCATGCGGCAGCGCTGCGTCCGGCGATCAGGCCTGCAACCTTGGCGCGGGTCGCCTGCGGATCGGGACGGTCGTCGCGGTCTTCCGGGCCAAGTCCGATCCTGTCGCAGAACACCTGCCAGAACCGCTCCTCCAGCGGCGCTGCCGCGAGGAACCGGTCATCGGCGGTGCGATAGATCTGATAGCGGGGCGAGCCTCCGGTGATCAGCTCGCCGCCAGGCCTTGGCCAGGCGCCGGCATGGCCTGCAGCCAGTCCCCAATAGGCGAAGGTGAAGAGATTGTCGGCCATGGCGACATCGATCGAGCAACCCCGGCCGCTTAGCGCCCGCTGCTGCAGCGCCAGCAGGATGTTCAGCACCGCCGGATAGGCGCCCCCGCCGATATCGGCGGCCAGAACCTGCGGCAGGACCGGCGCGCCATCGGTGCCGCGCGTCAGGCCGAGCAGGCCGGCCTCGGCGAGATAGTTGAGATCGTGACCGGCCTTGGCGACCCGCTCACCCGACTGGCCGTAGCCGGAGATGGAACAATAGATCAGCCGCGGATTGTCCGTGGCGAGTGTTTCGTAACCGAGCCCCAGCCGCGCCATCACGCCCGGCCGGAACTGCTCGATCAGCACATCGGCCTCGGCGGCGAGCGCCTTGATGTGGGCGAGGTCGCCGGCATCCTTCAGATCCGCGACCAGGCTCGCCTTGCCGCGGTTGAGCAGGGCGAAATTGCCGCTCGCGCCGGCAAAGGGCGGTGCATAGGAGCGCATCTCGTCGCCGGTGCCGGGCCGCTCGACCTTGATCACCTCCGCACCCGCCTCTGCCAGAATCAGGCTCGCCAGCGGTCCGGGCAGGAGGTTGGAGAAGTCGAGGACCTTCAGGCCGCTGAGCGGCGGCAGCGGCGCGGCCATGGCTGTCCCCCGCTCAGGCGGCGTTGCGCTTCTGCATCTCACGCAGGATGACGAGGTGCTGGATGTCGTTGGTGCCCTCGTAGATGCGGGTGA
This region of Phreatobacter aquaticus genomic DNA includes:
- a CDS encoding CaiB/BaiF CoA transferase family protein, coding for MAAPLPPLSGLKVLDFSNLLPGPLASLILAEAGAEVIKVERPGTGDEMRSYAPPFAGASGNFALLNRGKASLVADLKDAGDLAHIKALAAEADVLIEQFRPGVMARLGLGYETLATDNPRLIYCSISGYGQSGERVAKAGHDLNYLAEAGLLGLTRGTDGAPVLPQVLAADIGGGAYPAVLNILLALQQRALSGRGCSIDVAMADNLFTFAYWGLAAGHAGAWPRPGGELITGGSPRYQIYRTADDRFLAAAPLEERFWQVFCDRIGLGPEDRDDRPDPQATRAKVAGLIAGRSAAAWQEAFGDADVCVSVVATLEEAANDRAFVGRGLFAREVSGVGGAMAALPVPIDPGLREPSASRAFPMLDEAARRTGWAGG